The Algoriphagus sanaruensis genome window below encodes:
- a CDS encoding FKBP-type peptidyl-prolyl cis-trans isomerase: MKTRFIAVFAFFIGLAVTSCINPDETMEAIFQRDLEAIQKYLDENQITSVKKYEEPLEGVYIYWQESVSEDLNSIKRGDTVRVDYTGKLLTNVIFDTSKEQVARDNGIYAAGRLYQPLRYPLGLGFTISGFEFAISLMRPGEKATVIFPSRLGYGSQSENGIPANSPLIFEIDLLGITPGPNQ, encoded by the coding sequence ATGAAAACCAGATTTATTGCCGTTTTTGCTTTTTTTATTGGATTGGCAGTTACTTCTTGTATCAATCCTGACGAGACTATGGAAGCGATCTTTCAAAGAGATCTAGAGGCTATCCAGAAGTATCTTGATGAAAACCAGATCACATCGGTGAAAAAATATGAAGAACCTTTGGAAGGAGTTTACATCTATTGGCAAGAGTCTGTTTCGGAAGATCTCAATAGCATTAAGCGAGGAGATACAGTTCGAGTAGATTACACGGGAAAGTTATTGACCAATGTAATCTTTGATACCTCCAAAGAGCAGGTTGCTCGTGATAATGGAATCTATGCAGCGGGCAGATTATATCAGCCTTTAAGATATCCTTTGGGCCTTGGATTTACCATTTCAGGATTTGAATTTGCTATTTCCTTGATGCGTCCTGGAGAAAAAGCTACGGTAATATTCCCATCTAGATTGGGATATGGAAGTCAGTCAGAAAATGGGATTCCTGCAAATTCACCTTTAATTTTTGAAATAGATCTCCTGGGAATTACACCGGGACCTAACCAATAA
- a CDS encoding FKBP-type peptidyl-prolyl cis-trans isomerase, whose translation MKKSSRFLAVLALAAGPALISSCQKSKVTEKDGIEFTYVKEGSEKAPNGQFVLYNLKITTANDSVIYSTLDQPFPGYLMANDTLTPQNGMDEIFLSLKKGDSIVFESTAKIVFNGNYPPGMSETDVIKVNLGAFDVKTDSAMQAFYQEVMMKEQAAAAERAKVLIVEEGKTIEAYAAEKGLNAQKTDNGLYYVIEREGTGEATTPGTTMYVNYAGYLLDGTIFDTSIPDLAKANNIFNENRPYEPLPVNVGMGQVIPGWDEGLMLLKKGSKAKFLIPSPLAYGEAGAGAMIPGNSILIFDVEVMDVQK comes from the coding sequence ATGAAAAAATCCTCAAGATTTCTGGCCGTTTTGGCCCTAGCAGCTGGTCCTGCATTGATTTCTTCTTGCCAAAAGTCTAAAGTGACTGAAAAGGATGGAATCGAATTCACTTATGTAAAGGAAGGATCCGAAAAGGCTCCGAACGGACAATTTGTTCTATATAATCTCAAGATTACTACTGCGAATGATTCCGTGATCTATTCTACCCTAGATCAGCCATTCCCAGGCTATTTAATGGCGAATGACACCTTGACTCCACAAAACGGAATGGATGAGATTTTCCTTTCTTTGAAAAAAGGAGACTCTATCGTATTTGAATCAACTGCAAAGATTGTATTCAATGGCAATTATCCTCCAGGTATGTCTGAAACAGATGTTATCAAGGTGAACTTGGGAGCTTTTGACGTAAAAACTGATTCTGCTATGCAGGCTTTCTATCAGGAGGTAATGATGAAAGAACAAGCTGCTGCAGCAGAGAGAGCCAAAGTATTGATCGTGGAGGAAGGAAAGACCATCGAAGCTTATGCAGCTGAAAAAGGGCTAAACGCTCAGAAGACAGATAATGGCTTGTATTATGTGATCGAAAGAGAAGGAACAGGTGAAGCCACCACTCCGGGTACTACCATGTATGTCAATTACGCTGGTTATCTACTTGACGGTACCATCTTCGATACTTCAATCCCTGATCTTGCTAAAGCGAATAATATTTTCAATGAGAACAGACCTTATGAACCACTTCCTGTGAATGTGGGAATGGGTCAAGTTATCCCAGGATGGGACGAAGGTTTGATGCTTTTGAAAAAAGGTTCTAAGGCTAAATTCCTGATCCCTTCTCCGCTAGCTTATGGTGAGGCTGGAGCAGGTGCGATGATCCCAGGAAACTCTATCCTGATCTTCGACGTGGAAGTGATGGATGTTCAGAAATAA
- a CDS encoding methyltransferase family protein, giving the protein MGWSLSTKEVFMVLSWAAFYTIHSVLASSKLKRFLEDKWGISKKTYRLFYSLISSITFLGIGIQILYLPPKLIFETIGISEKLGYFMATLGVILGIRSFKHISVGEFLGLNSTPSPRADLIQSGLYAWTRHPMYFALFLIFLGYLGVSGTMGALIHLVCLIIYLPVGIYFEEKKMANEFGDAYRLYQKNVPVFFPNPIKKGPKPF; this is encoded by the coding sequence ATGGGTTGGAGCTTATCTACAAAAGAGGTTTTTATGGTATTGAGCTGGGCTGCTTTTTACACGATTCATAGTGTACTAGCAAGCTCCAAGTTAAAAAGATTTTTGGAGGACAAATGGGGAATCAGCAAGAAAACCTACCGATTATTTTACTCACTTATTTCAAGTATTACCTTCCTCGGTATTGGAATACAGATTCTTTACCTTCCTCCAAAATTGATTTTTGAAACTATAGGAATCTCTGAAAAATTGGGCTATTTCATGGCGACCCTTGGTGTGATTTTGGGAATTCGATCCTTCAAACACATCTCAGTCGGGGAGTTTCTGGGCTTAAACTCAACTCCAAGCCCTAGGGCAGATTTAATTCAAAGCGGTCTTTATGCCTGGACAAGACATCCCATGTACTTTGCGCTATTTCTTATCTTCTTGGGTTATTTAGGTGTTTCAGGAACAATGGGAGCGCTGATCCACTTGGTTTGCTTGATCATTTACCTGCCTGTTGGAATTTATTTTGAAGAGAAAAAAATGGCAAATGAATTCGGAGATGCGTATCGGCTTTATCAAAAAAATGTACCCGTATTTTTCCCAAATCCAATAAAAAAAGGGCCTAAGCCCTTTTAA
- the deoC gene encoding deoxyribose-phosphate aldolase gives MKNLNRYLESTLLKPTMTQSDVDHLLREAIEDQVMGVCLPGFWLKKAKRELGQKDIRLVTVIGFPFGFEDTASKVAEAREAIKQGADELDLVWSLTSFLSGMNWAKIEIAQLAKLCHEDDRILKVIIETAYLTPEQIREACLLCQDAGADFVKTSTGYASSGAKVEDIRLMRDTLSSSVGIKASGGIKTLEFAEELIQAGADRIGTSSSRAILEAWRKTQF, from the coding sequence ATGAAAAACCTCAATCGATATTTAGAATCAACACTTTTGAAACCAACCATGACTCAATCCGACGTGGACCACCTACTTCGAGAGGCCATTGAAGACCAAGTGATGGGAGTTTGCTTGCCGGGTTTTTGGCTAAAGAAGGCAAAAAGAGAATTGGGACAAAAAGATATCCGACTGGTAACAGTGATCGGTTTCCCTTTTGGATTTGAAGATACAGCATCAAAAGTGGCGGAAGCTAGAGAAGCGATCAAACAGGGTGCTGACGAGCTAGATTTGGTATGGTCTCTGACTTCATTCTTATCGGGGATGAATTGGGCCAAGATTGAGATAGCTCAACTTGCCAAGCTTTGCCATGAGGATGATCGAATTCTAAAGGTCATCATTGAAACAGCATATCTGACTCCGGAGCAAATCCGTGAGGCCTGTTTACTATGCCAAGATGCAGGGGCTGATTTTGTTAAAACTTCCACAGGCTATGCCTCATCGGGAGCCAAAGTAGAAGATATTCGTCTTATGCGGGATACGCTATCCTCCTCTGTTGGCATCAAAGCTAGTGGAGGAATTAAGACACTTGAATTTGCAGAGGAATTAATCCAAGCTGGAGCAGACCGAATTGGTACCAGTTCTTCCAGAGCAATTTTGGAAGCTTGGCGAAAGACTCAATTCTAA
- a CDS encoding superoxide dismutase, with protein MAFTLPALPYAFDALEPHFDARTMEIHHGKHHNAYVTNLNNAIAGTELEGKSLEELMTVAGSNTAVRNNGGGHWNHSLFWQILSPNGGGAPTGELAAAIDAKFGSFDAFKETFNKAAATRFGSGWAWLCVDAKKELCVCSSPNQDNPLMDVAECPGTPIMGLDVWEHAYYLHYQNRRPDYISAFWNVVNWEEVSKRYAAVK; from the coding sequence ATGGCTTTTACACTTCCTGCCTTACCGTATGCATTTGATGCCTTGGAACCTCATTTTGACGCAAGAACCATGGAGATTCACCATGGAAAGCATCACAATGCATATGTGACCAATCTAAATAATGCCATTGCTGGCACCGAACTAGAAGGAAAATCTTTAGAAGAATTGATGACCGTAGCAGGTTCAAACACTGCAGTTAGAAATAACGGCGGGGGTCACTGGAACCATAGCCTTTTTTGGCAGATTCTTTCTCCAAACGGCGGTGGAGCGCCTACTGGTGAATTGGCAGCAGCTATTGATGCAAAATTTGGATCTTTTGATGCCTTCAAAGAGACTTTCAACAAGGCAGCAGCAACTCGTTTTGGTTCAGGTTGGGCTTGGTTGTGTGTAGATGCTAAAAAAGAACTTTGTGTTTGCTCTTCTCCAAATCAAGATAATCCATTGATGGATGTAGCGGAATGTCCAGGTACTCCAATTATGGGATTGGACGTGTGGGAGCATGCGTATTACCTACATTATCAAAACAGAAGACCAGATTATATTTCAGCATTCTGGAATGTGGTTAACTGGGAGGAAGTGAGCAAGCGTTACGCTGCCGTTAAATAA
- a CDS encoding NAD(P)-dependent oxidoreductase: MKIGIIHEGKNPPDHRTPFTPQQLQQLSVQYEGQLEFIVQKSPIRSFSDEEYEQAGIQLVDDISEADVLFGIKEVPVQHLIPEKTYFFFSHTIKKQSKNRAMLQSILEKRIRLIDYEVLKDESGNRVVAFGFWAGVVGAYNAFWTYGKKTGLFDLKRAKECKDLSELAFELGQVQLPPIKIAITGSGRVGKGVLTIVEMMGLRGVNTHDFLHHYFEEPVYTVLSSSDFNRRKTDGGFDREEFYTYPERYESHFLKFAEQAELLIAAAFWNPGAPRLFEMDDINSPDFSISVIADITCDIDGSIPTTIKASSIAEPVYDIDRESGQILPPFGKQTSISVMAIDNLPCELPRESSSDFGVQLSEWVIPALLQEDAPILEKATITRDGDLTVEFIYLQDYILGRD, translated from the coding sequence ATGAAAATCGGAATTATCCACGAAGGTAAAAACCCTCCAGATCACCGAACACCATTTACTCCCCAACAGCTTCAGCAGCTTTCTGTTCAGTATGAAGGACAGCTGGAGTTTATAGTACAAAAAAGCCCTATTCGATCTTTTTCAGATGAAGAATATGAGCAAGCAGGTATTCAACTAGTCGATGATATATCCGAGGCAGATGTACTATTCGGTATCAAAGAGGTTCCCGTTCAGCATTTAATTCCTGAAAAAACCTATTTCTTTTTTTCCCATACGATCAAAAAACAATCGAAAAATAGAGCAATGCTCCAGTCAATTCTGGAGAAAAGAATTCGATTGATTGATTACGAGGTGCTCAAGGACGAATCAGGAAATCGAGTAGTTGCCTTTGGCTTTTGGGCGGGAGTAGTAGGAGCTTACAATGCATTTTGGACCTATGGAAAAAAAACGGGTCTTTTTGATCTCAAGCGAGCTAAGGAATGCAAGGATTTAAGCGAATTGGCTTTTGAATTGGGACAAGTCCAATTGCCCCCCATCAAAATAGCAATTACAGGTTCGGGTCGAGTTGGGAAAGGAGTTCTTACCATCGTAGAGATGATGGGACTGCGTGGAGTGAATACCCATGATTTTCTACATCATTATTTTGAAGAACCTGTTTATACGGTCTTATCCTCATCGGATTTTAATCGGCGAAAGACGGATGGTGGATTTGATCGTGAGGAATTTTATACGTATCCAGAGCGATATGAAAGTCACTTTCTAAAATTTGCCGAACAGGCCGAATTACTAATTGCGGCTGCTTTTTGGAATCCTGGGGCTCCAAGGCTTTTTGAAATGGACGATATCAATTCACCGGATTTTTCCATTTCGGTAATTGCAGATATTACTTGTGATATAGACGGCTCTATTCCGACTACCATCAAAGCATCCTCCATTGCTGAGCCGGTTTATGATATAGACCGGGAATCAGGCCAAATTCTCCCTCCCTTTGGGAAGCAAACGAGTATTTCTGTGATGGCAATAGACAATTTGCCCTGTGAATTGCCTAGAGAATCCAGTTCGGATTTTGGAGTTCAACTCTCTGAGTGGGTGATTCCTGCTTTACTTCAGGAAGATGCTCCAATCCTAGAAAAAGCAACTATCACGCGTGATGGAGATCTGACCGTTGAGTTCATTTATTTACAAGATTACATTTTGGGAAGAGATTGA
- a CDS encoding Na/Pi symporter yields MEPEVQIPESRSPKYFNYIKVFLALLLFIFAIDLLTVAMSAINSGVALEILQVTSNPFVSLFIGLLVTALIQSSSTVTASVVAIVASGNLTLQQAVPIVLGANIGTTLTSTLVSFSFIMKKKEFRRALTAGIVHDLFNIITVILLFPLEVYFGFLSKISEKVASLFASDNNFDGPIIYNRMFTRSISEWIIEVINIPFLTMLLSIFMVFLAIKVLSTEMYRTFIKNSFEEINKIIFQKTGLAFLYGIFFTAAVQSSTVTTSLVVPLVASKKVSVAKSFPFIIGANIGTTITAVIASIYKSEAAIALAIVHILFNSFGALIFLPFPEIRQLPVRLAESMGRISLKYRVVGFAYILLTFFIIPFLLIYFSRD; encoded by the coding sequence ATGGAACCTGAAGTACAAATACCAGAATCCCGTTCTCCAAAGTATTTCAATTACATCAAGGTATTTTTGGCTTTACTACTTTTCATTTTTGCCATCGACCTTTTAACGGTCGCAATGAGTGCGATCAATAGTGGTGTTGCTTTGGAGATTCTCCAAGTAACCAGCAATCCCTTTGTGAGTCTATTTATTGGCTTGTTAGTGACTGCTCTTATCCAAAGTAGCTCTACTGTTACCGCCAGTGTGGTTGCAATAGTAGCTTCTGGAAATCTTACGCTGCAGCAGGCTGTTCCAATAGTCCTCGGAGCAAACATTGGAACTACTCTTACTTCTACCTTAGTTTCTTTTTCATTTATTATGAAGAAGAAGGAATTCCGAAGAGCCCTTACGGCAGGAATAGTTCATGATTTATTCAACATAATCACGGTTATTCTTTTATTTCCATTGGAGGTTTATTTTGGCTTTTTATCCAAAATTTCCGAAAAAGTCGCCTCCCTCTTTGCCTCTGACAATAATTTTGACGGACCGATTATTTATAATCGAATGTTTACCAGATCGATATCAGAATGGATTATTGAAGTAATAAATATCCCTTTTTTGACAATGCTTCTTTCCATTTTTATGGTTTTTTTGGCCATTAAAGTCCTTTCCACTGAAATGTACCGGACCTTTATCAAAAACTCTTTTGAAGAAATCAACAAGATTATCTTTCAAAAGACTGGCTTGGCGTTTCTTTATGGGATTTTCTTTACAGCAGCAGTTCAATCAAGTACGGTTACCACTTCATTGGTAGTTCCCTTGGTGGCTAGCAAAAAAGTGAGCGTAGCAAAATCCTTCCCATTTATCATTGGAGCCAATATCGGGACGACAATTACGGCTGTGATAGCCTCCATTTATAAATCAGAAGCTGCTATCGCATTGGCGATTGTCCACATCCTATTCAATAGCTTCGGAGCTCTTATCTTTTTACCATTTCCTGAAATTCGCCAGCTGCCAGTGCGATTGGCTGAGTCCATGGGTAGGATTTCCTTGAAATATCGAGTGGTTGGGTTTGCCTATATTCTACTCACCTTTTTTATAATTCCATTTTTGCTGATCTACTTCAGCAGAGATTAG
- a CDS encoding serine hydrolase domain-containing protein, producing MNRKHLLTAFTFWFFLSPVWGQNTQFSKLSQFLDSLENHEKFMGVLSITQNDQVLFQKAVGWADQEREIPLTLDTKLRIGSITKMFTTVLVFQAIEEKKLSLDQSLADFYPEIQHADKITISQLLSHRSGIFNFTNRLDYPIYRTKVHQESQLLEMMKEGGSIFTPDSKADYSNSNFVLLTWILERVYQKTYPQLLEERIIQPLNLKATRIFDKIDPENGEARSYLYNGKWELDLEADPSVPLGAGALESTVGDLSIFISALFEGRLVSSESLELMKEIKEGYGRGMFSFPYYERRSYGHTGGIDGFRSFLAYFPEDKVSLAVLSNGMNYNNNDILLASLNSLFGREWELPDFTEIQISEELIGKYVGTYSSTQIPMLLTVENKGGKVAVQLTGQPQSVLEASSISTFELKSVGATFTFDPEKNQVTLKQGPATILFSKKQ from the coding sequence ATGAATCGAAAACACCTACTTACCGCATTTACTTTTTGGTTCTTCCTATCACCTGTTTGGGGTCAAAACACCCAATTTTCTAAACTTTCTCAATTTTTGGATTCACTAGAAAACCATGAAAAGTTTATGGGGGTACTTTCAATCACCCAAAATGATCAAGTCCTTTTTCAAAAGGCCGTGGGTTGGGCTGATCAAGAGCGAGAAATCCCCTTGACTTTGGATACCAAGCTTCGAATCGGCTCCATTACCAAGATGTTTACTACCGTGTTGGTTTTTCAAGCCATAGAAGAAAAGAAGCTTTCCCTAGATCAATCACTAGCCGATTTTTACCCTGAAATTCAGCATGCAGATAAGATCACGATTAGCCAACTTTTATCACATCGAAGCGGAATCTTTAATTTTACGAATCGCCTAGATTATCCGATTTATCGGACCAAGGTTCATCAAGAAAGCCAACTCCTCGAAATGATGAAGGAAGGGGGAAGCATCTTTACACCTGATTCCAAGGCTGATTATAGCAATAGTAATTTTGTCCTTCTAACCTGGATTTTGGAACGGGTTTATCAAAAAACTTACCCACAGCTTTTGGAGGAAAGGATAATCCAGCCGTTAAATCTGAAAGCAACGCGCATTTTTGATAAAATCGATCCAGAAAATGGAGAAGCAAGATCGTATCTCTACAACGGGAAATGGGAATTGGATTTAGAAGCGGATCCTTCAGTACCATTAGGAGCAGGAGCTCTGGAATCTACAGTTGGGGATTTGTCAATATTCATTTCGGCCTTGTTTGAAGGAAGGCTGGTCTCCTCAGAAAGCCTAGAGTTAATGAAAGAGATTAAGGAAGGGTATGGACGAGGCATGTTTTCGTTCCCTTATTATGAACGAAGAAGCTATGGACACACGGGGGGAATTGATGGATTTCGATCCTTTCTAGCCTATTTCCCAGAAGATAAAGTATCACTCGCGGTCCTTTCCAATGGGATGAATTATAACAACAATGATATCTTATTAGCAAGCTTGAATTCGCTGTTTGGCAGAGAATGGGAATTGCCTGATTTTACAGAAATCCAAATCTCAGAAGAGTTGATTGGTAAATATGTGGGCACATACAGCTCGACACAAATTCCTATGCTTCTGACGGTTGAGAATAAAGGGGGGAAAGTAGCAGTCCAACTAACCGGTCAGCCTCAATCTGTTTTAGAGGCGAGTTCTATTTCCACCTTTGAGCTTAAATCTGTAGGGGCTACGTTTACCTTTGATCCAGAAAAAAATCAAGTAACCCTAAAGCAAGGACCAGCCACCATTTTATTTTCCAAAAAACAGTGA
- a CDS encoding FKBP-type peptidyl-prolyl cis-trans isomerase, producing the protein MRYLAIVFIVGLVWFSSCEPNNPFATGPVYDFDGNLAKDRIKIDAFLDTARIDSLYRIHDQTGVVIIVQEEGVGSRPVSNSVVYADYIGYLIEDGSVFDTSIESVARENDLFDENRKYIPFSFVLGSTSVITGWDVGFRRIRPGSRAIMIIPSPYGYRSQENNELIPPNSVLAFQIYFLGTD; encoded by the coding sequence ATGAGATATTTAGCAATCGTCTTTATTGTAGGGCTCGTTTGGTTTTCCTCTTGTGAACCTAACAACCCTTTTGCAACGGGTCCTGTCTATGATTTTGATGGGAACCTTGCCAAAGACCGAATTAAAATTGATGCCTTTTTGGACACTGCTAGAATCGACAGTTTATATCGAATTCATGATCAGACTGGAGTAGTGATTATTGTCCAAGAGGAAGGAGTGGGGTCAAGACCTGTATCCAATTCAGTGGTATATGCGGATTACATTGGATACTTGATCGAGGATGGATCGGTGTTTGATACTTCCATTGAATCCGTTGCTCGTGAAAACGACCTTTTTGACGAAAACAGAAAATATATTCCATTCAGTTTTGTCCTAGGATCTACCTCAGTAATCACAGGATGGGATGTAGGCTTTAGAAGAATCCGTCCGGGTAGTAGGGCAATTATGATTATCCCTTCTCCTTATGGATACCGAAGCCAAGAAAATAACGAGCTAATTCCGCCAAATTCGGTGTTGGCGTTTCAGATTTATTTTCTTGGAACAGATTGA
- a CDS encoding outer membrane beta-barrel protein, which translates to MKTANLIFLAILTYMMGISTLVAAPKEVSKISGKIEDQKGQPVPFANVALISPDGGLVDGAVSDEDGNFLIESTKTAKVNLVVSSIGYKNFTSATFDLAPGISKDFGVVKIEDEMTGLDEVTVKASRPEIIIEADKTIVNIEGTVMAEGSNALDVIGRSPGIFVDSEGNINLNGRTGATVMINDRPTYMSATDLANFLRSMPADNIKSIEVINNPSARFDAEGAAGVINIQLKRNSVDGVFGNIQVGGQYNGQFAPNAGATLNIKKGKLSTNGTLNYNEYAVFNDLEIIRNFTLEQGISNFNQDSRINSRYKTPSFNGSANYEIAKDQNLGLNVQASSSTDVNTNQSGTEITNPGQTENNYIESSNDSKGTRNRLFANLHYDAKLDTLGTKLSADVDYTIMDSESSSLLDNNYWTGNNPSNGTNDKLLTLNDMYYTIFTAKVDFVKPLKGGKMIETGLKGSWVESDNDLDLSRAQEEGPFNPDPNSNRFIYNENVLAAYFTLKGAINPNLSYQAGLRGEYSDIVGNSVTLNQVNKQEYFNLFPSVFVQHKVSDSYQIVYNANRRITRPNYRLLNPFIYYIDPFTSEQGNPHLTPQYSTNFEMNHVVKGAYQFTIGYSVTENAFMQVFEQNQENRTTTTFTDNFDKTKNANFRAILPFEVKKWWNMSNMLQANYNQFKSQIGQEFLDVAQVSYMARTQHNFTLPKGFRMELIGMYLSPQIWGQGQIKGFAWVDAGVTKSLMKDKLSLSVNGTDLFRSQIIRAKIDFADIDTGFRQYRSNQGVRFTLRYNFAKGESFRVRSNSGSTEERNRLD; encoded by the coding sequence ATGAAAACTGCCAACCTTATTTTTCTAGCGATCCTTACCTATATGATGGGTATCAGTACGCTAGTAGCGGCTCCCAAAGAAGTATCCAAGATTTCGGGGAAAATCGAAGACCAAAAAGGTCAGCCTGTCCCATTTGCCAATGTTGCCTTGATTTCTCCGGACGGCGGTCTGGTAGACGGGGCGGTTTCGGATGAGGATGGGAATTTCTTGATTGAATCCACCAAAACGGCTAAGGTCAATCTCGTCGTATCATCTATTGGTTACAAAAATTTTACTTCAGCCACATTTGATTTAGCTCCTGGTATTTCCAAGGACTTTGGAGTGGTAAAGATTGAAGATGAAATGACCGGATTAGATGAGGTAACCGTCAAAGCCTCTCGACCTGAGATTATCATTGAAGCAGATAAAACGATCGTGAATATCGAAGGCACGGTCATGGCAGAAGGTTCCAATGCCTTGGATGTAATCGGCCGCTCTCCAGGGATTTTTGTGGATTCCGAAGGGAATATCAATCTTAATGGTAGAACCGGTGCCACGGTGATGATCAATGATCGTCCGACTTATATGAGCGCAACAGATCTCGCTAATTTCCTTAGATCTATGCCTGCTGATAATATCAAAAGTATCGAAGTGATCAATAATCCTTCAGCTAGATTTGATGCTGAGGGTGCTGCGGGTGTCATCAATATCCAACTCAAGCGAAATTCGGTCGATGGAGTATTTGGAAATATTCAAGTAGGTGGACAATACAATGGTCAATTTGCACCAAATGCAGGCGCGACGTTGAACATCAAAAAGGGAAAACTTTCAACCAACGGTACACTGAATTACAATGAGTATGCAGTTTTCAATGATTTGGAAATCATTCGAAACTTCACGCTAGAACAAGGAATTTCCAATTTTAATCAGGACTCAAGAATTAACTCCCGATATAAAACCCCGTCATTTAACGGTTCGGCGAATTATGAAATTGCCAAGGATCAAAATTTAGGCTTAAATGTCCAGGCCTCTTCATCTACGGATGTCAACACTAACCAATCGGGTACAGAAATCACCAATCCGGGACAAACCGAAAACAACTACATCGAATCCTCAAATGATTCAAAAGGTACTCGCAACAGATTGTTTGCTAACCTCCATTACGATGCAAAATTGGATACCCTAGGTACAAAACTCTCCGCCGACGTAGACTATACCATCATGGACTCTGAAAGTTCATCGCTGTTGGATAATAACTACTGGACTGGCAACAATCCTTCTAATGGGACCAATGACAAATTGTTGACTTTAAATGATATGTATTATACCATTTTCACGGCGAAAGTAGACTTTGTCAAGCCGTTGAAAGGAGGTAAAATGATCGAAACTGGCCTAAAAGGAAGCTGGGTAGAATCAGATAATGATTTAGATCTAAGTAGAGCTCAAGAGGAAGGTCCATTTAACCCCGACCCCAATTCCAATCGGTTTATCTACAATGAAAACGTGTTGGCTGCTTATTTCACATTGAAAGGTGCTATTAATCCTAACCTAAGCTATCAGGCTGGGTTGAGAGGAGAATACTCAGATATTGTCGGTAATTCGGTGACTTTAAATCAGGTCAATAAGCAAGAATATTTCAACCTATTTCCAAGTGTATTTGTCCAGCACAAAGTCAGTGATTCGTATCAGATCGTTTATAACGCGAATCGAAGAATCACTCGTCCCAATTACCGATTGCTTAATCCGTTCATTTATTACATCGATCCATTTACCTCTGAGCAAGGAAATCCACATCTGACTCCTCAATACTCGACAAATTTTGAAATGAATCATGTGGTCAAAGGGGCTTATCAGTTCACGATTGGGTATAGCGTCACCGAGAATGCCTTTATGCAGGTATTTGAACAGAATCAAGAAAATCGGACCACCACCACGTTTACTGATAATTTTGACAAAACTAAGAATGCAAACTTCAGAGCTATTCTTCCTTTTGAGGTCAAAAAATGGTGGAATATGTCCAATATGCTTCAAGCAAACTACAACCAATTCAAATCTCAAATCGGACAGGAGTTTTTGGATGTTGCTCAAGTGTCCTACATGGCTAGAACGCAACACAACTTCACGCTTCCGAAAGGATTTCGAATGGAGCTTATCGGAATGTATTTGAGTCCTCAGATTTGGGGTCAAGGACAAATCAAAGGATTTGCTTGGGTAGATGCTGGAGTGACCAAATCGCTGATGAAAGATAAACTCTCTCTTTCTGTAAATGGAACAGACCTTTTCCGTTCGCAAATCATCAGAGCCAAAATTGACTTTGCTGATATCGATACCGGATTCAGACAATACCGAAGCAACCAAGGCGTGAGATTTACGCTGAGATATAATTTTGCCAAAGGTGAAAGTTTCCGAGTAAGGTCAAACTCAGGAAGCACAGAAGAAAGAAACCGTTTGGATTAA
- a CDS encoding nucleoside deaminase — MELYTDEYFMNEALKQAQIAFESDEIPVGAVIVSKNRIIARAHNQTELLTDVTAHAELLAITAAANYLGAKYLTDCKLYVTLEPCAMCAGALYWSQISEVHFAASDPKRGFVTHNSNLLHPKTKIQSGTLGAQAESLLLKFFEKLRK; from the coding sequence GTGGAACTTTACACCGACGAGTATTTCATGAACGAGGCCCTCAAACAGGCCCAAATCGCCTTTGAAAGTGATGAAATACCCGTGGGTGCCGTGATTGTTTCCAAAAATCGAATTATAGCCAGAGCTCATAACCAAACCGAATTGCTCACCGATGTGACTGCTCATGCAGAGCTGTTGGCGATCACCGCAGCTGCCAATTATTTGGGAGCAAAATACCTGACTGACTGTAAACTTTATGTGACTTTGGAGCCCTGTGCCATGTGTGCTGGGGCACTTTATTGGTCTCAAATAAGTGAAGTACACTTCGCAGCTAGCGATCCCAAACGAGGATTTGTGACGCACAATTCAAACTTGCTACATCCTAAAACAAAGATTCAAAGCGGAACACTAGGGGCTCAAGCAGAATCTTTGCTCTTAAAATTTTTTGAAAAGTTGAGAAAATAG